In Desulfurobacterium atlanticum, a genomic segment contains:
- the infC gene encoding translation initiation factor IF-3 has product MKEGVISKKVEKTRVNEAIRAKEVLVIGPDGEKLGAMPTLKALQLAKEHGLDLVEVAPNANPPVCRIMDYGKYKYQQQKKAQEAKKKQKVIEVKEIKLRPRTDEHDINVRIKQARRFLEKGNKVKVVIMFRGREQAHLELGYAQLDKIYKAVEDIGEIERKPKKEGRDMFMILAPKRDKK; this is encoded by the coding sequence TTGAAGGAGGGAGTCATAAGTAAGAAAGTAGAAAAAACAAGGGTTAATGAAGCTATAAGGGCAAAAGAGGTTCTTGTCATCGGACCTGACGGAGAGAAGCTTGGTGCTATGCCAACTTTAAAAGCTCTTCAGCTTGCTAAAGAGCACGGACTTGACCTTGTAGAAGTTGCCCCAAACGCAAACCCACCTGTCTGCAGAATTATGGACTACGGAAAGTACAAGTATCAGCAGCAGAAAAAGGCCCAGGAAGCAAAAAAGAAACAGAAAGTTATTGAAGTGAAAGAGATTAAGCTAAGACCAAGAACCGACGAACACGACATAAATGTAAGGATAAAACAGGCAAGGCGTTTCCTTGAAAAAGGAAACAAAGTAAAAGTCGTTATTATGTTTAGAGGAAGGGAACAGGCACATCTTGAACTTGGCTATGCCCAGCTTGATAAAATATACAAAGCTGTTGAAGATATAGGTGAGATAGAAAGGAAGCCCAAGAAAGAAGGCAGAGATATGTTTATGATTCTTGCCCCTAAAAGAGATAAAAAGTAA